In the Gemmatimonadota bacterium genome, AGGGCCGGCACGGTGCCGCGCGACGCGGGGATATTCGTCGATCGCGGTGGCCGCGTCACGGTCGTGGCGCGCGCGGAGGCTCTCACCGCGCCCGGAGCCGACGAGCGCGCGGACTTCCCCGACTTCGCTCTGCCGTCGCTGACCGGACCGGAGTCGATCCGCCTGGCGGACTTCGAGGGCGACGTCCTCGTGGTCAACTTCTGGGCGAGCTGGTGCGGACCGTGCCGCCGCGAGATGCCCCAGCTCGACAGCCTGGCGGCCGCCCTGGCGGGCGCCGGGGTGTCCGTCGTCGGGCTGAACGACGACGAGTTCCCCGACCAGGCGATCGGCTTCGCGCAGAGCCTGGGCGGGGTGAGCTACCCGCTCGCCCGAGGCGAGGGAAACCTGCGCCAGGAGTTCGGCTACCGTGGCCTGCCCTACACCGTCGTGCTGGACCGTGAGCACCGCGTGGTCCGCACCTTCTACGGGTTCGGCGAGTCGATCGACGCGCTGGCGGCGGTGGTGGAGGGGGAAGCGGCGCTCAACCGCTGAGCGGTGCGGCGTCCGGCGCGCTCACCGGGACGCGAACGGGCTGTCGCGGATCCAGAACCGCAGCGGCCAGTCACGCGCCCGGGCGACGCCGATACGGGGCCCTGCGGCGGCGCTCTCGCCCGCGGCCAGAGATCCGGCGTGAATCGACAGCGGCG is a window encoding:
- a CDS encoding TlpA disulfide reductase family protein: RAGTVPRDAGIFVDRGGRVTVVARAEALTAPGADERADFPDFALPSLTGPESIRLADFEGDVLVVNFWASWCGPCRREMPQLDSLAAALAGAGVSVVGLNDDEFPDQAIGFAQSLGGVSYPLARGEGNLRQEFGYRGLPYTVVLDREHRVVRTFYGFGESIDALAAVVEGEAALNR